A stretch of DNA from Acidobacteriota bacterium:
CCGACGACGGCCACGTCTTCCGGGTGGAATACTTCAACTGGATGGCGAAGTGGTTTGAAGAGCAGCTCTAGGGAGATCCGAACGGCGGCAACACCGGGGCTGGGAATCCTGGACGAGTATCCCCGGGTGAGGCTGTGCCGCCTGCCCACGCCCTTGGAGGCGATGCCCAATCTGGGTCGTGCGCTGGGCGGGGCGCGGGTCTACGTCAAGCGGGACGACTGCACCGATCTGGCGTTCGGCGGCAACAAGGTGCGCCAACTGGAGTTCTACCTGGGCGAGGCGAGGCAACAGGGCGCCGACACGATCCTCATCACCGGCGCCGTCCAGTCCAACTTCGTCCGTCTGGCCGCCGCGGCCGCCCGCAGATCGGGCATGGACTGCCACATTCAACTGGAAGAGAGGGTGCGCAGGGATGACTCTCTCTACCGGAACTCCGGGAACGTCCTGCTGGACAGGATCCTCGGAGCGACTCTCTATTCCTATCCCGAGGGCGAAGACGAGGAGGGAGCGGACCGGCGGGTGGCGGAGATCGCCGAGGAGCTGAAGGGGGAGGGAAGACGTCCATACATTATCCCGCTCGGTCCGGGACACCCGCCACTGGGCGCCTTGGGATATGTCGTGGCGGCAAAGGAACTGCTGGAGCAGATTGCGTCGGGGCAGCTCTCCATCGATGAGGTGGTGGTGCCCTCCGGGAGCGGCCACACGCATGGCGGTTTGTTGTTCGGGTTGAGAGCGCTGGGTTCGCAGGTGCGGGTGACCGGGGTTTGCGTTCGCCGGAACGCCGGGCCTCAAAAGGAGCGGATCCGGGACCGCTGCGGCGAGATTGCCGAGTTGCTGGAGACGGCGAACCCGGTGGCCGACGAGGACATCCGTATTGTCGACGACTTCCTGGCGCCGGGGTACGGGCGGTTGAATCCGCCGACGCTGGAGGCGATCCGGATGGCCGGCAGTTTGGAGGGGCTGATCCTGGATCCGGTCTACACGGGGAAGACGATGGCGGGGCTGATCCATCGGGCTCGGCGCAGCGGTCCGGAATGCTCCTTCCTGCTGATGCACACCGGGGGGACGCCGGCGATCTTCGCATATGGTGCGGAACTAACCGCCGAATTGGAGCGGCGGGTTCCAACTGCCGATTCCGATTCGGAGCGGCGGTTTCCAACCGCCGATTCTTGCGGGGACAGGGATGTCCCCGCGCCTATGGGGGACTAACAGTCCCCCCTCCCGAGGACTGTATGAACCAAATCAGCGAGCACCTGTTCCGGGTTGACGACACCTGCAGCGTCTACGGCGTCCGGGCCGGCGGAAAGACGCTCCTGATCGATTGCGGGACCGACCTGCGGACCCGCGACGTGGGAGCCGTCGACCGGATCCTGCTCACCCATTTTCACCGCGACCAGTGTTCCGGAATCCGGCACTGGCAGGAGCAGGGCGCCGATGTTTTCATCCCCGCCGCCGAACGGCGCTACCTGGAGGAGGCCGACCTGCAACGGGCGGCCTACTACACGTACGACAACTACACCGCCTACTATCCGGGCTTCGGTCCCGTGCAGGACGTGCGCGACGCCAGGATCGCCCGCGACTACGAGACCATCGACTGGCAGGGAATCCGCTTCGAGGTCGTCCCGCTGCCCGGACACACCTTCGGCTCGACGGGATACCGGTTCGAAATCGACGGCCGGCGCGTCCTGGCTTGCGGCGACCTGATGGCGGCGCCGGGCCGCCTCGGCGACTACCACTGGCTGCAGTGGAGCTACATGGACTTCCAGGGGCACGTCAATCAGCTCGAAAGCCTGGCCCACGCCGCCGATCTGGAGTGGGACCTCATGCTGCCGGGGCACGGAGCGCCCTTCTCCCGGGAGGAGGCCCGCATCGGCGAACTGAGCGAACGGCTCGCCCAGCTCCACGGCATGTTCTTCGACCAGCCGTACACCCCCTTCCAGGTGGAGTTCCGCCGCCTGTCGCCTCACGTCTACGAGGTCAACTCCATGGCCAACTCGTATGTCGTCAAGGACGACGCCCGTCACGCTCTTCTCATCGACTGCGGCTACGTCTCCGGGGCGCCCATCACCGCCAATCCGCACCGCTACGTCGACCACCTGACGCCGCGCCTGCGAAACGAGCTGGGTGTCGAGACGGTGGAATATTTCCTGCCGACCCATTTCCACGACGACCACCTGGCCGGCTACCCCATGCTCCGGGCGCGTTACGGCGCCAAAGTGGCGGCCGCGCCGGAACTGCGGGAACTGCTCGAACACCCGGAGCGGTACGACATGCCCTGCATGGTTCCCGACGGGATGCGGGTCGACCGGGTCGTGGCCCGGGAGGAATCTTTCCACTGGCGCGGGATCGACTTCCGGATCGAGCAGTTCCCGGGACAGACCTGGTACGACCACCACATCACCTTCCAGGTCGACGGACGGCGTTTCCTGGCCATCGGCGATGCGATTTCGGGGCTCCCGTTCCGCGAGAAGCGGGACTACATCCATTCCTTCATCCCGAAAAATCGAACGCCGCTATCGGCATACGGGTCCATACCGCGCAAGATCGCGGAGCGGCATCCGGACGTGATTCTGACCGGGCATGGGGGTGGAGTGGAGTTCGAACAGGCACGGATCGATCTCTGGACCCGGTGGATGGACCGCTGGCAGTCGCTGTTCACCGGTATCGTCGAGGCGCCCCACCCCGACATGGCCATGGACCCCCACTGGGTCGAGTTCCGGCCCTACAAGGTCCGGATCCGCCCCGGCGACGCCGTGGACTTTCGCCTCTACGTCAAGAATCACGCAGACGAAGAAAAGAGCTGCCGGGTCCGGTTCCGCTCAGTGGATGGCGTTTCCATCGATCCCTTGGAGTGGGACCTGGTCCTGGCGGCGGGAGAGACCAAGGAGACCGCCGTCCGGGTCCGCTTTCCCCGAGAGCTTTCCAGCCATTCCCTGCCGGTCCTGGCCGATGTGGACTGGGACGGACGCCGACTGGGCGAGGTGGCCGAGGCCATCGCCTACTGGTGAGACAATCGGCGACTCTCCAATCGCCGATTCTTCTCCCTTTCGCGGGCAGGAGATTCTCTCTCCATCGCAATCTTTACCATCAGTGAAATCATTGGTATCATTCCCTCTGGGATATCTGCCGGAGGAATTTCATGGCCAGCATCACGATTCGCAACCTTCAAGACGGGCTGAAACGACGGCTTCGCATCCGCGCGGCCTATCACGGTCGTTCGATGGAAGAAGAAGTCCGACAGATCCTGAACAACGTACTTGCCCAGGAGCTATCTGCACCCGTAAACCTGGCCAGCGCCATCCGTTCGCGATTCGCACCTCTGGGTGGGGCCGAACTGGAATTGCCGTCCCGCGAGCCAATGCGCGATCCACCCTCTTTCGAATGAGCCATGCCAGATGATTTTGCTCGACACGAACGTAGTCTCGGAGTTGATTCGCCCCAACCCCGACCCCAAAGTCGAAGCTTGGTTGGCGGAACAGTATTTCGCGAATGTATTCCTGACCGTCATCAGTGAGGCCGAACTTCGATACGGTGTTGCGATCATGCCGGCAGGTATACGGCGGGACAGGCTCGCCAACGAGATTGAGGGTATGCTCCGCGAAGACTTCGCCGGGCGCATCCTGGCCTTCGACAGTGAGTGTGCCCGCGCCTATGCCGTGATTGCGTCCGACCGCCGCGCCGCGGGTCTCCCAATCCACCATGCCGACTGTCAAATTGCGGCAACTGCTCGCGCTCGAGGGGCTAAAATCGCGACCAGGAATGTGGCGGATTTCCACGGATGTGGGGTCGATGTGATCAATCCTTGGGAATGACGTGGAGTGAAAGAAGTAGAGGGATTGGCAGGGATTCTCGGAACAGCGGTTTTCCGTCCGCCGGATTCCTGTTGAGCTACTCCCTCCGCGGTCCGGGGGTTATCTCTTGTCTCGGGGACCGTTTTGGATGTTCGGTTCACGGTTCGTCGCCTCCGGATTCAACAGAAATTACTCCATCGGTCAAAGGCTTCCTGAAGCTCATTGACCCGTCCGGGCTGGCGCTCCGCCAGGTTCTTGCGCTCGTAGGGATCGCGGCTCAGGTCGAACAACACCTTGCCGCCGACCAGCTTCCAGGGGCCCCTTCGCACCGCGTAGTTCCGGCGCAGGCCTTTTTCCGTGTATTCCTGCTCGTACTTCAGCGGAACCTGGTTGGGAATGTGGGGGGCGTTGTAGGACAGGAAGAGGAACAAGGCCGCCGTCTACGCCATGCCCCCTCATCACGTTGGAACTCACCTGAAAACCTCCTTTCACGGAGCTTGTCCCATGCTTCGGATCCACTGAGGCCGGATCCTCAATAACGCCAGAAGACCACGCCCATGTGATAACGCTGGTGCGTCGGCAGCCGGGAACAATAGTAGGCGGTGAGGATGCTTCCGTCGTCCAACTGGACGCTTGACGGGTAGCCGCCGTCCACTCCGCCGGCGCCGCTGCTGGAGACGTGGGCGGCTGTCGTGAAAAGGACCCGGGGAGCGTCCCAGGTGAGCCCGCCGTCCCGGCTGATGCGCGCATGCACTCCGAGGGCGCCCCGAAGGCGTGAACCGTAGCTGAGCAGGATCGAGCCGTCCCGCAGTCTCAACAGGTCCGCCGGGATCTCTTTCGGCAACGAAACGGGACCGAGTCCGTTCCAGGTCTGCCCGCCATCGTCGGAGGAGAACAGCTCCAGGTGCTCGTCCTTCATCCCGCCCCAGCGGATGGTGCGGCTGGCGGCGAGCATCTTCGCGCCGTCCAGAGGCAGCAATGCCGTTTCGTTGAAGCTGTCCGCGGCGATCAGGCGCGGCTTGCCCCAGGTGCGGCCGTCGTCGTCGCTGAAGAAGATCCAGGCCGTATTCCTGGCCAGATCCCCGGGGCCCTGGGAATAAATGGAAACGGCGAGCCGTCCTCGCGGAAGCATGACGATGCCGCCGTACGGGATCGGATCCTCCATATTCGGCGGCACCTTCATCGGCGTGCGGGTCCAGGTCCTGCCGCCGTCTTCGGACCGGCAGATTATGGGTGTCAGGAGGAATCTCTTCTTATTGGGGACGGGCGGTTCGCCCCCGCGCGACGGGACATTCCCCCAGCCTCCCGCCAGGACGACCAGGGCGCCGCCGTGAG
This window harbors:
- a CDS encoding D-cysteine desulfhydrase family protein, which produces MKSSSREIRTAATPGLGILDEYPRVRLCRLPTPLEAMPNLGRALGGARVYVKRDDCTDLAFGGNKVRQLEFYLGEARQQGADTILITGAVQSNFVRLAAAAARRSGMDCHIQLEERVRRDDSLYRNSGNVLLDRILGATLYSYPEGEDEEGADRRVAEIAEELKGEGRRPYIIPLGPGHPPLGALGYVVAAKELLEQIASGQLSIDEVVVPSGSGHTHGGLLFGLRALGSQVRVTGVCVRRNAGPQKERIRDRCGEIAELLETANPVADEDIRIVDDFLAPGYGRLNPPTLEAIRMAGSLEGLILDPVYTGKTMAGLIHRARRSGPECSFLLMHTGGTPAIFAYGAELTAELERRVPTADSDSERRFPTADSCGDRDVPAPMGD
- a CDS encoding MBL fold metallo-hydrolase, encoding MNQISEHLFRVDDTCSVYGVRAGGKTLLIDCGTDLRTRDVGAVDRILLTHFHRDQCSGIRHWQEQGADVFIPAAERRYLEEADLQRAAYYTYDNYTAYYPGFGPVQDVRDARIARDYETIDWQGIRFEVVPLPGHTFGSTGYRFEIDGRRVLACGDLMAAPGRLGDYHWLQWSYMDFQGHVNQLESLAHAADLEWDLMLPGHGAPFSREEARIGELSERLAQLHGMFFDQPYTPFQVEFRRLSPHVYEVNSMANSYVVKDDARHALLIDCGYVSGAPITANPHRYVDHLTPRLRNELGVETVEYFLPTHFHDDHLAGYPMLRARYGAKVAAAPELRELLEHPERYDMPCMVPDGMRVDRVVAREESFHWRGIDFRIEQFPGQTWYDHHITFQVDGRRFLAIGDAISGLPFREKRDYIHSFIPKNRTPLSAYGSIPRKIAERHPDVILTGHGGGVEFEQARIDLWTRWMDRWQSLFTGIVEAPHPDMAMDPHWVEFRPYKVRIRPGDAVDFRLYVKNHADEEKSCRVRFRSVDGVSIDPLEWDLVLAAGETKETAVRVRFPRELSSHSLPVLADVDWDGRRLGEVAEAIAYW
- a CDS encoding plasmid stabilization protein; protein product: MASITIRNLQDGLKRRLRIRAAYHGRSMEEEVRQILNNVLAQELSAPVNLASAIRSRFAPLGGAELELPSREPMRDPPSFE
- a CDS encoding type II toxin-antitoxin system VapC family toxin gives rise to the protein MILLDTNVVSELIRPNPDPKVEAWLAEQYFANVFLTVISEAELRYGVAIMPAGIRRDRLANEIEGMLREDFAGRILAFDSECARAYAVIASDRRAAGLPIHHADCQIAATARARGAKIATRNVADFHGCGVDVINPWE